In Solidesulfovibrio sp., one DNA window encodes the following:
- a CDS encoding mechanosensitive ion channel family protein, giving the protein MLPSLFSRTDALAELGRQTLDVGGRLVGFVAIFLCLAAVLSLLRRRGIISRPLAGLLRWLTGLALLWLLRNTLPDAPAERAGTALAVAGLAMTFLAACQAVDYLFYKLIPARSPGKPGRHILQDLLKFCALALIVGWGLRQLTDIQLGSLLTSSAILTAVIGLSMQDTIGSLFSGLLLQVEKPFQEGDWIRAGDVEGKVTEVSWRYTKVVTLDNNEVLLPNNAVAKDRLVNYDRPASHLRQILHVPAPLDTPPVKVKSAIQTALSRAEGVLKTPAPVARLHEIQADRVVYAAVFYIAAFNGRLAAADAVLSAVWYQFLERGIEIPAPTRRVVMDTPDPDRSRPEGLAALADVELLSGMTDADMDMLARASVVRQFAPGQLIMATGEAGSTMSFILSGKVAIVIGGTEVAQLSPGQIFGEMALLTGEPRQADVRAVEATRCLEVDREGFRMVLARHPEIIDRVRAIFAARAAANRSAAAPEAVDEATNLFARFCKLFL; this is encoded by the coding sequence TTGCTTCCAAGTCTTTTCAGCCGAACCGACGCCCTGGCCGAACTGGGCCGCCAGACCCTCGACGTGGGCGGACGCCTCGTCGGCTTCGTCGCGATCTTCCTGTGCCTGGCCGCCGTCCTGTCGCTGCTGCGCCGCCGGGGCATCATCAGCCGGCCCCTGGCCGGGCTGCTGCGCTGGCTGACCGGCCTGGCCCTGCTGTGGCTGCTGCGAAACACGCTGCCGGACGCCCCGGCCGAAAGAGCCGGCACGGCGCTTGCCGTCGCCGGCCTGGCCATGACCTTCCTGGCCGCCTGCCAGGCCGTGGACTACCTCTTCTACAAGCTGATCCCGGCCCGCTCGCCGGGCAAACCCGGCCGCCACATCCTGCAGGACCTGCTCAAGTTCTGCGCCCTGGCCCTGATCGTCGGCTGGGGCCTGCGCCAGTTGACCGACATCCAGCTCGGCTCCCTGCTGACCTCCTCGGCCATCCTCACGGCCGTCATCGGCCTGTCCATGCAGGACACCATCGGCAGCCTGTTTTCCGGCCTGCTGCTCCAGGTGGAAAAACCCTTCCAGGAAGGCGACTGGATACGCGCCGGCGACGTCGAGGGCAAGGTGACGGAGGTCAGCTGGCGCTACACCAAGGTCGTGACGCTGGACAACAACGAAGTCCTTCTGCCCAACAACGCCGTGGCCAAGGACCGGCTCGTCAACTACGACCGCCCGGCCTCCCACCTGCGCCAGATCCTCCACGTGCCGGCACCCCTCGACACGCCGCCGGTCAAGGTCAAGTCGGCCATCCAGACGGCCCTGTCCCGGGCCGAGGGAGTGCTCAAGACCCCGGCGCCCGTGGCCCGGCTGCACGAAATCCAGGCCGACCGCGTGGTCTACGCCGCCGTGTTTTACATCGCTGCCTTCAACGGCCGCCTGGCCGCCGCCGATGCCGTGCTCTCGGCCGTGTGGTACCAGTTTCTGGAGCGCGGCATCGAGATTCCCGCCCCGACGCGCCGCGTGGTCATGGACACCCCGGACCCGGACCGCAGCCGCCCCGAAGGCCTGGCCGCCCTGGCCGACGTGGAACTGCTGTCGGGCATGACCGACGCTGACATGGACATGCTGGCCCGGGCCTCGGTGGTGCGCCAGTTCGCCCCGGGCCAGCTCATCATGGCCACGGGCGAGGCCGGCTCCACCATGAGCTTCATCCTGTCCGGCAAGGTGGCGATCGTTATCGGCGGCACGGAAGTGGCCCAGCTGTCACCGGGCCAGATCTTCGGCGAAATGGCGCTCCTTACCGGCGAACCGCGCCAGGCCGACGTGCGGGCCGTGGAGGCCACGCGTTGCCTGGAGGTGGACCGGGAGGGCTTCCGCATGGTACTGGCCCGCCACCCCGAAATCATCGACCGTGTCCGGGCCATCTTCGCCGCCCGCGCCGCCGCCAACCGCAGCGCCGCCGCGCCCGAGGCCGTGGACGAAGCCACCAACCTTTTCGCCCGCTTCTGCAAGTTGTTTTTATGA
- a CDS encoding restriction endonuclease, with protein sequence MAIPDFQSIMLPLLRCLEDGQSKNNAEITNCLNEYFKLSETEIQQLLPSGRQRIFGNRVAWAKTHLKQAGLVDSPQRGVYRITDRGRVLLREAPELLTIRDLFRYPEFRAFRGEKEKAGVGEAVVNGGDAITPQEYIDLGFEKMMQEVSGELVENIRRSSAYFFEKLVVDLLLAMGYGDSRTDAGALTGKSADEGIDGIINEDKLGLDVIYVQAKKWENPVGRPEIQKFAGALLGKKAKKGIFITTSCFTREAADFVRSIDAKIILIDGKRLTELMVDYNVGVSVVQRYEIKKVDSDYFSDEQ encoded by the coding sequence GTGGCCATTCCAGACTTCCAATCAATTATGCTTCCCTTGCTTCGCTGTCTTGAAGATGGACAATCCAAAAACAATGCCGAAATAACAAATTGCCTAAATGAATATTTCAAATTATCAGAGACGGAAATCCAGCAACTGCTCCCTAGTGGAAGACAGCGTATTTTTGGGAATAGAGTCGCCTGGGCGAAGACACATTTGAAGCAGGCCGGACTGGTGGATTCACCGCAACGAGGCGTGTACCGTATTACCGACAGAGGGCGCGTACTCCTGCGTGAAGCTCCTGAGCTGCTGACCATTAGGGATCTCTTTCGATATCCCGAGTTTCGAGCCTTTCGAGGTGAAAAGGAGAAGGCCGGCGTCGGCGAGGCTGTGGTGAATGGTGGTGATGCCATAACACCGCAGGAATATATTGATCTTGGTTTCGAAAAAATGATGCAAGAAGTGTCCGGGGAGCTTGTTGAAAACATACGCCGAAGCTCGGCCTATTTTTTCGAGAAACTCGTGGTCGACCTCTTGCTGGCCATGGGCTACGGCGATTCCCGTACGGATGCCGGGGCATTGACCGGAAAAAGTGCGGACGAAGGCATCGACGGTATCATCAATGAAGATAAGCTCGGTTTGGATGTGATCTATGTGCAGGCCAAGAAATGGGAGAATCCTGTCGGCCGACCGGAGATACAGAAATTTGCCGGGGCCTTGCTGGGAAAGAAAGCGAAGAAGGGGATTTTTATAACGACATCGTGTTTTACCAGGGAAGCGGCTGATTTTGTTCGTTCCATAGACGCCAAGATAATATTGATTGACGGGAAGCGGCTGACCGAGCTTATGGTCGATTACAATGTCGGTGTTTCTGTTGTGCAACGATATGAAATTAAAAAGGTCGATTCTGATTATTTTTCGGATGAACAATGA
- a CDS encoding response regulator: MKTVLVVDDDPSIRALIRLYLEGAGYGVREAGDGRQAMRLLADQPPDLVVLDIFMPEMDGLEVLQKLREQCRSCKVMAISGGSAKIGMDLLGHATIFGADAVLEKPFDAVTLLGKAADLIGGPEA, from the coding sequence GTGAAAACCGTCCTGGTCGTTGACGACGACCCGAGCATCCGGGCGCTGATCCGCTTGTACCTGGAAGGCGCGGGCTACGGCGTGCGCGAGGCCGGGGACGGACGCCAGGCCATGCGGCTGCTGGCCGACCAGCCGCCCGACCTTGTGGTCCTCGACATCTTCATGCCCGAGATGGACGGCCTGGAGGTGCTGCAAAAGCTGCGGGAGCAGTGCCGGTCCTGCAAGGTCATGGCCATCTCCGGCGGTTCGGCCAAGATCGGCATGGACCTGCTCGGCCACGCCACCATCTTCGGCGCCGACGCCGTGCTGGAAAAGCCCTTCGACGCGGTGACCCTGCTGGGCAAGGCCGCCGACCTCATCGGCGGGCCGGAGGCCTAA
- a CDS encoding AraC family ligand binding domain-containing protein, with the protein MSMENDSVSRFARSAHTPAGARDVAGLAWNAHPAFDGVALKHLLRGADTGGAISCHLVRVGPGKALSPHVHARLVVGLCQSGGRRIEAAGATWHVGPGEGFVIPAGLAHACSPLHPVGHDYLSLAIAPGLLPAPGPAAASLLPRVWRDAAVAARLSRLVAALAAGFCDQSHLTRQFRRRMGVSPGRFGCEGEEGKG; encoded by the coding sequence ATGTCCATGGAGAACGATTCAGTGTCCCGCTTCGCCCGCTCGGCGCATACCCCGGCGGGTGCCCGCGATGTCGCCGGGCTGGCCTGGAACGCCCATCCCGCCTTTGACGGCGTGGCCCTCAAGCACTTGCTGCGCGGCGCGGATACCGGCGGGGCCATCAGCTGCCACCTGGTGCGGGTCGGCCCGGGAAAGGCCCTTTCGCCCCATGTCCACGCCCGGCTGGTGGTGGGGCTTTGCCAAAGCGGCGGGCGGCGCATCGAGGCCGCCGGCGCGACCTGGCACGTGGGGCCGGGCGAGGGGTTCGTCATTCCGGCCGGCCTGGCCCACGCCTGTTCGCCCCTTCATCCCGTGGGCCACGACTATCTGAGCCTGGCCATCGCGCCCGGCCTGCTGCCGGCCCCCGGTCCGGCGGCGGCGAGCCTTTTGCCCCGGGTCTGGCGCGATGCGGCCGTTGCCGCCCGGCTTTCCCGGCTCGTCGCCGCCCTGGCCGCCGGCTTTTGCGACCAAAGCCACCTCACCCGCCAGTTTCGCCGCCGCATGGGCGTTTCGCCCGGGCGCTTCGGATGTGAGGGAGAAGAAGGGAAAGGGTAA
- a CDS encoding TatD family hydrolase, with protein MSKKKSRPRPEPASLGLPCVGVESHAHLDIGEYDEEGVGAVLDRARAAGVSAVGNVFLGPAAYAAHRERFDGRPEVFFLLGVHPCDAAKAGPGDVAAMAAAFAAEARLRGVGEIGLDYYWDAATAEAQKRLFREQLELARGLGRPAVIHSREAEADTLAILDDMGFRDRPLVWHCFGGGAELAGAIFSRGWHLSIPGPVTYPKNVALARAVAAMDLSRVLLETDAPYLAPEPWRGKRNEPAFLAFTCLRVAELTGREPAEVWRLTGDNARRVFGL; from the coding sequence GTGTCCAAGAAGAAATCGCGTCCGCGCCCGGAGCCGGCCTCGCTCGGCTTGCCGTGCGTCGGCGTCGAGAGCCATGCCCACCTGGACATAGGGGAATACGACGAGGAGGGGGTCGGCGCGGTCCTGGACCGGGCCAGGGCGGCGGGAGTGTCCGCCGTTGGCAACGTCTTTCTGGGGCCGGCGGCCTACGCGGCCCACCGGGAGCGCTTCGACGGCCGGCCGGAGGTGTTTTTTCTTTTGGGCGTGCATCCCTGCGACGCGGCCAAGGCCGGCCCCGGGGACGTGGCCGCCATGGCGGCGGCCTTCGCCGCCGAGGCGCGCCTTCGGGGAGTGGGCGAGATCGGGCTCGACTATTACTGGGACGCGGCCACGGCCGAGGCGCAGAAGCGGCTTTTCCGGGAGCAGTTGGAACTGGCCCGGGGGCTTGGCCGGCCGGCGGTCATCCACAGCCGGGAGGCCGAGGCCGACACGCTGGCCATCCTGGACGACATGGGCTTTCGCGACCGGCCGCTGGTGTGGCACTGTTTCGGCGGCGGGGCGGAGCTTGCCGGGGCGATCTTCTCGCGCGGCTGGCATCTCTCGATTCCCGGGCCGGTGACGTATCCGAAAAACGTGGCCCTGGCCCGGGCGGTTGCGGCCATGGACCTGTCGCGGGTGCTTCTGGAGACGGACGCGCCGTATCTGGCGCCCGAGCCCTGGCGGGGCAAGCGCAACGAGCCGGCCTTTCTGGCCTTCACCTGCCTGCGCGTGGCCGAGCTGACCGGCCGGGAGCCGGCCGAGGTCTGGCGGCTGACCGGCGACAACGCCAGAAGGGTGTTCGGATTGTAG
- a CDS encoding CBS domain-containing protein — MLISDIMRTTLIKVRPEAPVGHVLIWYGGMAHVFRNTYVVDHCDRLLGVVTIHTFLSVIVPPSVTEEAKAGRLDGREDLLDALRRNMAAISETTVGSLMDCDHPFAHPEDLFVMASELIVEKGITALPVIDPNGVLVGEITRRMILHFLVQNL; from the coding sequence ATGCTCATCTCCGACATCATGCGCACCACGCTCATCAAGGTCCGCCCGGAAGCGCCGGTGGGGCACGTGCTCATCTGGTACGGCGGCATGGCCCACGTGTTTCGCAACACCTACGTGGTGGACCACTGCGACCGGCTGCTCGGCGTGGTCACCATCCACACCTTCCTGTCGGTCATCGTGCCGCCCTCGGTCACGGAAGAGGCCAAGGCCGGCCGGCTCGACGGCCGCGAGGACCTCCTCGACGCCCTGCGCCGCAACATGGCCGCCATTTCCGAAACCACCGTGGGCAGCCTCATGGATTGCGACCATCCTTTCGCCCATCCCGAGGACCTTTTCGTCATGGCCAGCGAACTGATCGTGGAAAAGGGCATCACCGCCCTGCCGGTCATCGATCCCAACGGCGTGCTGGTGGGCGAGATCACCCGGCGCATGATCCTTCACTTCCTGGTGCAAAACCTGTAG
- a CDS encoding DUF4911 domain-containing protein, with product MKRPRRQPPYRPAAASGRLYLRLPSRQVALLTFLLEARDNLALPTVVDRFAAVVRLLYAPQAAGEVEAFMRDFAVVCPEARVCLRPGPFPVAKAASLD from the coding sequence GTGAAACGCCCGCGTCGCCAGCCTCCCTACCGCCCTGCCGCGGCCTCGGGCCGCCTGTACCTGCGCCTGCCGTCGCGCCAGGTGGCCCTGCTGACGTTTCTGCTCGAGGCGCGCGACAACCTGGCCCTGCCGACGGTGGTGGACCGTTTCGCCGCCGTGGTGCGTCTGTTGTACGCGCCCCAGGCGGCCGGGGAGGTGGAGGCGTTCATGCGCGACTTCGCCGTTGTCTGTCCCGAGGCCCGCGTCTGCCTGCGTCCCGGCCCTTTTCCTGTTGCCAAGGCGGCGTCCCTCGACTAA
- a CDS encoding FAD-dependent oxidoreductase, whose translation MRVKYLIIGAGPTGLGAAWRLAELGENDFLVLERHPYVGGLAASFTDQAGFTWDVGGHVVFSHYEAFDRLLRTLLGDDVLYHERESWIRLAGTFVPYPFQNNIRRLPPELAWECVEGLLEAGRAFAAGTYATPPAHFREWVDRVFGPGIARLFMVPYNFKVWAHPGEMMSHRWIGERVSVVDAARVIKNIILGRDDVAWGPNNTFTFPLRGGTGEIYRRLAGRFADRVRLAAPTARLDAAAKTVRTADGDTIAYEHVLSTMPLDILVRDVLADPTPAMVEAAGRLKHNGSAIHGLGFAGAPPDPRCWMYFPEANCPFYRVTNFHNYSYNNTPDPDGTRPRQRAIMTETSYSAYKPEDLDNLVPRTVDGLVATTLIAPEDRDNLVSTWEMRVDYAYPIPCLERDAALAVLQPSLEARGVFSRGRFGGWKYEVGNMDHSFMQGVEWAQRLVTGAPETVYAL comes from the coding sequence ATGCGCGTCAAATATCTCATCATCGGCGCAGGCCCCACCGGACTCGGCGCCGCCTGGAGGTTGGCCGAGCTCGGCGAAAACGACTTTCTCGTCCTCGAACGCCACCCCTACGTCGGCGGCCTGGCCGCGAGCTTCACCGACCAGGCCGGCTTCACCTGGGACGTGGGCGGCCATGTGGTCTTCTCCCATTACGAGGCCTTCGACCGCCTGCTCCGAACGCTTCTGGGCGACGACGTCCTGTATCACGAACGCGAGTCCTGGATCCGCCTGGCCGGCACCTTCGTGCCCTACCCCTTCCAGAACAACATCCGCCGCCTGCCGCCCGAACTCGCCTGGGAATGCGTGGAAGGCCTGCTGGAGGCCGGTCGGGCCTTCGCCGCCGGCACCTACGCGACACCGCCGGCCCATTTTCGGGAATGGGTCGACCGGGTGTTCGGCCCGGGCATCGCCCGGCTGTTCATGGTGCCCTACAACTTCAAGGTCTGGGCTCACCCGGGCGAGATGATGTCCCACCGCTGGATCGGCGAACGCGTCTCGGTGGTGGACGCGGCCCGGGTGATCAAGAACATCATCCTCGGCCGCGACGACGTGGCCTGGGGGCCCAACAACACCTTCACCTTTCCGCTTCGCGGCGGCACGGGGGAAATCTACCGCCGCCTGGCCGGGCGCTTCGCCGACCGGGTGCGGCTCGCCGCCCCCACCGCGCGCCTGGACGCGGCCGCCAAAACCGTGCGCACCGCCGACGGCGACACCATCGCCTATGAGCACGTCCTGTCCACCATGCCCCTGGACATCCTGGTGCGCGACGTCCTGGCCGACCCCACGCCGGCCATGGTCGAAGCGGCCGGCCGGCTCAAGCACAACGGCTCGGCCATCCACGGCCTGGGGTTTGCCGGCGCGCCGCCCGACCCGCGCTGCTGGATGTATTTTCCCGAGGCGAACTGTCCGTTCTACCGGGTGACCAACTTCCACAACTACTCCTACAACAACACCCCGGACCCCGACGGCACCCGGCCGCGCCAGCGCGCCATCATGACCGAGACCAGCTATTCGGCCTACAAGCCCGAGGACCTGGACAACCTCGTGCCCCGCACCGTGGACGGCCTGGTCGCCACCACCCTGATCGCGCCCGAGGACCGGGACAACCTCGTGTCCACCTGGGAGATGCGCGTGGACTACGCCTACCCCATTCCCTGCCTGGAGCGCGACGCCGCCCTGGCCGTGCTCCAGCCGTCCCTGGAAGCCCGGGGGGTCTTTTCGCGGGGACGCTTCGGCGGCTGGAAGTACGAGGTGGGCAACATGGACCATTCCTTCATGCAGGGCGTCGAGTGGGCGCAGCGCCTGGTCACGGGGGCGCCGGAAACGGTCTACGCCTTGTGA
- a CDS encoding RNA-binding protein: MSKNIYVGNLPFRTTEESVRDLFARYGEVQSVKLISDRETGKPRGFGFVEMDDDAAADEAIRALDGAEFEGRSLKVNEAKPRAPRPPRRPAW, from the coding sequence ATGTCCAAGAACATTTACGTTGGCAACCTGCCCTTCCGCACCACCGAGGAAAGCGTCCGCGACCTGTTCGCCCGCTACGGCGAAGTCCAATCCGTCAAATTGATCTCCGACCGCGAGACCGGCAAACCGCGCGGCTTCGGGTTCGTGGAGATGGATGACGACGCCGCCGCCGACGAGGCCATCCGCGCGCTGGACGGCGCCGAGTTCGAGGGCCGCAGCCTCAAGGTCAACGAGGCCAAGCCCCGCGCTCCGCGTCCGCCCCGCCGGCCGGCCTGGTAA
- a CDS encoding response regulator — protein sequence MSPAAPLPRILLVDDNSDNLLLMQLYLGGQAYAVEVALNGREAVDKFTEAPYDLVFMDLEMPLLDGYGATRAIRELERRAGGRPVPILVLTAHALDEFRTRCEAAGCTDFLVKPVRKNAVLSAVTRYLGEAAPQARPAAPACPVPDIELLRPLFPVFFATAAGTLDEARRALRQGDMEGMRRQGHKLKGSALSYGFDALGRAALDLERAGEDADPAAGRTALERATTLLDEARTAASGS from the coding sequence ATGTCCCCCGCAGCCCCATTGCCCCGCATCCTCCTTGTGGATGACAACAGCGACAACCTGCTCCTCATGCAACTGTATCTGGGGGGCCAGGCCTATGCCGTGGAGGTGGCCCTCAACGGCCGCGAGGCCGTGGACAAGTTCACCGAGGCGCCTTACGACCTGGTGTTCATGGACCTGGAGATGCCGCTGCTCGACGGCTACGGGGCCACCCGGGCCATCCGGGAGCTGGAGCGGCGGGCGGGCGGCCGGCCCGTGCCCATCCTGGTGCTCACGGCCCATGCCCTGGACGAGTTCCGCACGCGGTGCGAGGCGGCCGGCTGCACGGATTTCCTGGTCAAGCCCGTACGCAAAAACGCCGTGCTTTCGGCCGTGACCCGCTACCTCGGCGAGGCGGCGCCCCAGGCCCGCCCGGCCGCCCCGGCCTGCCCCGTCCCGGACATCGAACTGCTGCGGCCGCTTTTCCCGGTTTTTTTCGCCACCGCCGCCGGCACCCTGGACGAGGCGCGCCGGGCGCTGCGCCAGGGCGACATGGAAGGGATGCGCCGGCAAGGCCACAAGCTCAAGGGTTCGGCCCTGTCCTACGGCTTCGACGCCCTGGGCCGGGCGGCCCTGGACCTGGAGCGGGCCGGCGAGGACGCCGATCCGGCCGCCGGCCGGACCGCCCTGGAACGGGCGACGACCCTTCTGGACGAGGCCAGGACGGCCGCATCCGGCTCCTGA
- a CDS encoding tetratricopeptide repeat protein → MTDAYEAERFAVAVSVRESYKVGFGTTTQESERVLYYYAEKTPEAGILIQALNANSVPSGERSPVSEPEFFERYKPEPLIYYNQVKPRMEGMLAEIGKGEKHLEAGRTDKAEKAFQKALEFDAGNLRAIFGLGNTYLSAGKMEEAKEVFEKIMSIELAFGPENKFLFNEFGIRMRKCGLLDMAKAYYEKALAASEADENLHFNLGRIHYEMGRFAEAIAEADRCLAINPGFLIAGKLKKAAAKGLAAAPPADSA, encoded by the coding sequence ATGACTGATGCCTACGAGGCCGAGCGGTTTGCCGTGGCCGTGTCCGTTCGGGAATCCTACAAGGTGGGTTTCGGGACCACCACCCAGGAGAGCGAACGGGTCCTCTATTATTACGCCGAAAAGACGCCCGAGGCCGGCATTCTGATCCAGGCGCTCAACGCCAACAGCGTGCCGAGCGGCGAGCGCTCGCCGGTTTCGGAGCCGGAGTTTTTCGAACGCTACAAGCCCGAGCCCCTGATCTATTACAACCAGGTCAAGCCGCGCATGGAGGGGATGCTGGCCGAGATCGGGAAGGGTGAAAAGCATCTCGAGGCCGGCCGCACGGACAAGGCCGAGAAAGCCTTTCAGAAAGCCCTGGAGTTCGACGCCGGGAACCTCCGGGCCATCTTCGGGCTCGGCAACACGTATCTGTCGGCCGGCAAGATGGAGGAGGCCAAGGAGGTCTTCGAGAAGATCATGTCCATCGAGCTGGCCTTCGGCCCGGAGAACAAGTTCCTGTTCAACGAGTTCGGCATCCGCATGCGCAAGTGCGGGCTGCTGGACATGGCCAAGGCCTACTACGAAAAGGCGCTGGCCGCCTCCGAGGCCGACGAGAACCTGCACTTCAACCTGGGCCGCATCCACTACGAGATGGGGCGCTTCGCCGAGGCCATTGCCGAGGCCGACAGGTGCCTGGCCATCAACCCCGGGTTTTTGATCGCGGGCAAGCTCAAGAAGGCGGCGGCCAAGGGGCTGGCCGCCGCGCCCCCCGCCGATTCGGCCTGA
- a CDS encoding aminopeptidase P family protein, protein MTATTDSAVYAARRDKLRQRLLESGHQALLVSHAANRFYLSGFELHDPQCNETAGYLCVAANGRDALFTDARYRDAALRLWPAKDLCIYGAGRYASIVDFLKDRGVSHLAFEPSSLSYDTHARLAEHIGLTPMHQAVEPLRLCKDADEIARLRCSAAVNHAVMDRLPEVLVPGRTEAQAAWEIEKLFRELGASELAFSSIVAVDANAALPHAIPGQTVITDGCLVLVDVGGRRDAYCSDQTRTVWVGGNPPDRFRQLLDRVRRAQAAALAGLRPGLSFREAYGLAREVFVRAGVAERFTHSLGHGIGLETHEGPSLNPSSEGTLAPGMVVTVEPGLYYPEWGGARWEHMALITEDGCQTL, encoded by the coding sequence GTGACTGCGACGACGGACTCGGCCGTGTATGCGGCCAGGCGCGACAAGCTGCGCCAGCGGCTGTTGGAATCGGGCCACCAGGCCCTGCTCGTTTCCCACGCGGCCAACCGCTTTTATTTGAGCGGGTTCGAGCTGCACGACCCCCAGTGCAACGAGACCGCCGGCTATTTGTGCGTGGCCGCCAACGGCCGCGACGCGCTTTTCACCGACGCCCGCTACCGCGACGCCGCCCTGCGCCTGTGGCCGGCCAAGGACCTGTGCATCTACGGGGCCGGGCGCTACGCCTCCATCGTCGACTTCCTCAAGGACCGGGGTGTGTCCCACCTGGCCTTCGAGCCGTCGTCCCTGTCGTACGACACCCACGCCCGGCTGGCCGAACACATCGGCCTGACCCCCATGCACCAGGCCGTGGAACCGCTTCGCCTGTGCAAGGACGCCGACGAGATCGCGCGGCTGCGCTGCTCGGCCGCCGTCAACCACGCCGTCATGGACCGCCTGCCCGAGGTGCTCGTGCCCGGCCGCACCGAGGCCCAAGCCGCCTGGGAAATCGAAAAGCTCTTCCGCGAACTCGGGGCCAGCGAACTGGCCTTTTCCTCCATCGTGGCCGTGGACGCCAACGCCGCCCTGCCCCACGCCATCCCCGGCCAGACCGTCATCACCGACGGCTGCCTGGTGCTCGTGGACGTGGGCGGCCGGCGCGACGCCTACTGCTCGGACCAGACCCGCACCGTGTGGGTGGGCGGAAATCCCCCGGACCGCTTCCGCCAGTTGCTCGACCGGGTGCGGCGGGCCCAGGCGGCCGCCCTGGCGGGCCTGCGCCCGGGGCTGTCCTTCCGCGAGGCCTACGGCCTGGCCCGGGAGGTCTTCGTGCGCGCGGGCGTGGCCGAGCGCTTCACCCACTCCCTGGGCCACGGCATCGGCCTGGAAACCCACGAGGGGCCAAGCCTCAATCCGTCTTCCGAAGGAACGCTCGCCCCGGGCATGGTGGTCACGGTGGAGCCGGGGCTTTACTATCCCGAATGGGGCGGGGCGCGCTGGGAGCACATGGCGCTGATCACCGAGGACGGGTGCCAGACGCTGTGA
- the purU gene encoding formyltetrahydrofolate deformylase, with the protein MSHIARLRITCPDKPGIVASVTGFLHAHGANIIDLDQHSTDPEGGTFFMRLEFYTPYMDMSRAAFETAFGEVVGARFSMDWRLSYTDVPKRAVFLVSRHDHCLMELLWRHARGELPCEVARVISNHEELRGSVEGFGVPFSCVPVGDGGMAEAEPRMAELLGEDTDLVVLARYMRILSAEFLRPYGQRVINIHHSFLPAFVGADPYRQAHEKGVKLIGATAHYVTAELDAGPIIEQDTARVTHRFSVADLKATGSDLERTVLARAVQWHLEDRVIVFGNKTVVFR; encoded by the coding sequence ATGAGCCATATCGCCCGTTTGCGCATCACCTGCCCGGACAAGCCCGGCATCGTGGCCTCGGTCACGGGCTTCCTCCACGCCCACGGGGCCAACATCATCGACCTGGACCAGCACTCCACGGACCCCGAGGGCGGGACGTTCTTCATGCGCCTGGAGTTCTACACGCCCTACATGGACATGTCGCGGGCGGCCTTCGAGACGGCCTTCGGCGAGGTGGTGGGGGCGCGCTTTTCCATGGACTGGCGCCTGAGCTACACCGACGTGCCCAAGCGGGCCGTGTTCCTGGTCTCGCGCCACGACCATTGCCTGATGGAACTGCTGTGGCGCCACGCCCGGGGGGAGCTGCCCTGCGAGGTGGCCAGGGTCATCAGCAACCACGAGGAGCTGCGGGGGAGCGTCGAGGGGTTCGGCGTGCCGTTTAGCTGCGTGCCGGTGGGCGACGGCGGCATGGCCGAGGCCGAGCCCCGGATGGCGGAGCTTCTGGGCGAGGACACGGACCTGGTGGTCCTGGCCCGCTACATGCGGATCCTGTCGGCGGAGTTCCTGCGGCCCTACGGGCAGCGGGTCATCAACATCCACCATTCGTTCCTGCCGGCCTTCGTCGGGGCCGACCCCTACCGCCAGGCCCACGAGAAGGGGGTCAAGCTCATCGGGGCCACGGCCCATTACGTCACGGCCGAACTCGACGCCGGCCCCATCATCGAACAGGACACGGCCCGGGTCACCCACCGCTTCTCCGTGGCCGACCTCAAGGCCACCGGCAGCGACCTGGAGCGCACGGTGCTGGCCCGGGCGGTCCAGTGGCACCTGGAGGACCGGGTGATCGTTTTCGGCAACAAGACGGTGGTGTTCCGGTAG